The DNA segment GCCGGTGCAGTAGTAGACGACTTTATCGGCCAACTTGTTCCCTTATTGGACAAAGGCGACATCATTATCGACGGCGGCAATGCCAATTTTCCCGATTCCACCCGCCGTACCCGCGAGCTGGCCGAAAAAGGCATCCGCTTTGTCGGTGCAGGCGTATCGGGCGGTGAAGAAGGTGCGCGTAACGGCCCTTCGATTATGCCCGGCGGCAACGAAGAAGCTTGGCCGCATGTGAAACCGATTTTACAGGCCATTGCCGCCAAAACCCCGCAAGGCGAACCTTGCTGCGATTGGGTAGGCCGCGACGGTGCCGGACACTTCGTAAAAATGGTGCACAACGGCATCGAGTACGGCGATATGCAGCTTATCTGCGAAGCCTATCAGTTTATGAAAGACGGTTTGGGCTTGAATTATCAACAAATGCACGAAATCTTCAGCATTTGGAACCGCACCGAATTGGATTCTTACCTGATTGAAATTACCGCCGATATTTTGGGTTTCAAAGACGAAAACGGCGAACCGCTGGTGGAAAAAATCCTCGATACCGCCGGGCAAAAAGGCACGGGTAAATGGACGGGCATCAACGCCCTCGATTTGGGCATTCCGCTGACCCTGATTACCGAATCGGTGTTCGCCCGCTGCGTTTCCGCCTTTAAAGAACAGCGCGTTCAGGCCGGAAAACTGTTCAATAAAACCATCAAGCCGGTGGCAGGCGATAAAACCGAATGGGTGGAAGCCTTGCGCGAAGCTTTGCTCGCTTCAAAAATTATTTCTTACGCACAAGGCTTTATGTTGATTCGCGAAGCCAGCGAAGTAAACGATTGGGCATTGAACTACGGCCAAACCGCTTTGCTGTGGCGCGAAGGCTGCATCATCCGCAGCGCGTTTTTAGGTAATATCCGCGATGCTTACGAAGCCAACCCCGATTTGGTTTTCTTGGGAGCAGATCCCTATTTCAAAGACATTCTCGAAAACTGCCTGCCGGCATGGCGCAAAGTGGTGGCCAAAGCCGTTGAGTGCGGCATTCCCATGCCCTGCATGGCATCCGCAATCACTTTCTTAGACGGCTACACCACCGAACGCCTGCCTGCCAACCTACTGCAAGCCCAACGCGACTATTTCGGTGCGCACACCTACGAGCGTACCGACAAACCGCGCGGCGAGTTTTTCCACACCAACTGGACGGGCAAAGGCGGCGATACGGCATCGACCACTTACGATATTTAATTTGCTGTTAGTGAGTAAAATAATGAGGCCGTCTGAAAACAACTTTTTCAGACGGCCTTTATTTTTGCGGTTTGACTGCTGTGTTTCATTGATAAAGCCGTCTGAATACTGTGTATAAGCGCAAAACTTTCCACACAAAGCCGATACGGTATTTATTTATCCACAATTATGCCTAAGTTTGAAGGAAAGTTTTCCCAAAGCTTTCTGCTCATACAAGTTGATGAATTTCAAATTAAAAACAAACTTATCCACAACAAAGAGCATCCATCAATATCATCGTCTTTTTATTATTTAATTATTAAGTTGTAATGGTTTCGGATCTTTTAAGCTGCTTTTCCGAACATTTGAACACCATATTGAAACTCACCATATTCGGATTAAGCCCGAATATGAATTTTGATCAACCATATATGCTGAGGCCGTCTGAAAAGGTTTATGCTTTTCAGACGGCCTCATTCGTTTCAACGGTAGGATATACGGTTTAATGCTACCAATCACCATCACGCGGTAAGCAGGCTTTGGCCGAAGAAGCCGCCTTTTTCCACGCCCGGCAGCGTGAAGAAATAGCCGCCGCCGAAGGGGCTGATGTATTCTTCCAGCGGTTCGGTATCGAGCAGTTTTTGCACGAAGATAAAGCCGTCTTCCAGATTGGCCTGATAGCAGATAAACACCAAGCCGACATCGAGCTGGCCGGCTTTGGAGAGGCCGCGCGAATAGTTGTAAGGCCGTCTGAACAGTTGGTGTTTCTTCATAAATTCGGGGTCGCGCGGGTTGGCGACGCGCATGTGGCTGTCTTTGGGAATCACTTTGCCTTCGGGGTCTTTGCCGTAATCGGGAACGTCGTTTTCGTATTTCATACCCAGCGGCGCACCGCTGTATTTTTCGCGCCCGAAAATGGTTTCCTGCTCTTGCAGCGGCGTTCTGTCCCAAAATTCGACGAAGTGGCGGATGATGCGCACGGCTTGGTAGCTGCCGTTTTTCGCCCATGCGGGTTCGTCCAAGCTGTTGGCGGCGATGCCCGTCCATAACACCTGATCGGCGGTTTGCGGGTTGCTTACGTCGGGGTTGGCGGTGCCGTCGTGAAAGCCCAGCAGGTTGCGCGGGGCGGAACCGGGTTCGGATTTGGGCAGGAAGCCGTCTATGCTCCAGCGAATGATGGCGTATTGCGCGGTGTTTTTGATGATGTCGCGCAGGGCGTTTTGGCAGGTTTCGGGGGTGAACGCGCAGATTTGCAGGCTGATGTCGCCGTCGCACCAGTCGGCTTGCAGCTTGTCGTTGAAGAAGTCTTTCATTTCCTGCAGGCGTTTGGGTTTTTTGGCGGCCAGCCCGAAGCGTTGGTCAAACAGGCTGGCTCCGACGCTCAGGGTGATGGTTAGCCCGTCGGGGCGGATGGTTTTGCCGAGTATGCCGCTGCCGGAAGGCGGCAGTTTGGCATCGCCGTCTTGCAGTTCGCCTCCTTGGGTGAGAAATTCGATGCGGCTGGTGATGATACGGAACAGTTTTTCCAAGTCTTTCGGGGTTTTGGCGAGCACGTCGAAAGCAGCCATAATGCCGAACTGTTGGTGCGGGGTGGTGATGCCTGCTTGGTGCTTGCCGTAGCAGTCGTAGCTTTCCGTGGAATGCTGTATGAGTGCGGCTTTCTCTTCGCTGCGGCCTTTTTTCTCGCCCCATGTGAAACCGCCTGCGGCTGCGACCGCACCGGTAGCGGCTGCGGCAACGGCGGCTTTGAGCAAGGTGCGTTTTTCGGGTTGGGTGGGGTTGCGGTGGTGGTTGCTCATGATATTTTGAAGACGATGTTTTCAGACGGCCTGATGTGTCGGGCCGTCTGAAAAGGGTTGATGAAAGAAAAATCAGTTCAGGCCGAGTGTGCCGCGCAGTTTGGCCAATTCTTCGGCTAGGGTGTTGATGGGTGCTTGCAGGGTTTTGCGGTCGGCTTCGCTGAGTTTGTCGTAGGTTTCAAAGCCGTCGGCGGTTTTGTATTTCGCCAAAATGTCGTTCACGGCTTTGAAGTTGGCATCAACGTTATCCAGCAGCGCCTTGTTTTTTTCGGCGATCAGCGGGCGGAATAAATCAACGATTTTTTGTGCGCCTTCCATGTTGGCATTGAAGTCGCTCAAATCGGTGTGGCTGTAACGGTCTTCTTCGCCGCTGATTTTGCTGTTGGCTACTTCTTCAATCAACACGGCCGCGCCGCCGACTACTTTGTTGGGCGGGAAGGTCAGCACGTCGATTTCCTGCTTGAGTTTTTTCACGTCTTGTTCGAGCTTGTCGGCCACGGCTTCAACGCCTTTGGTGGTTTTTTCGATCCACAAGGCGTGTTCGATGCGGTGGAAGCCGCTGAAGGCCGGGTCTTTGGGGCCGGCTTTGAAGTCGTCTTCACGCGCGTCGATGGCGGGGTCGAGTTCGTTAAACAGCTCGGCAATCGGTTCGATGCGTTCGTAGTGGGTGCGGGTGTCGGCAAACATGGCTTTGGCTTTGTCGGTTTCGCCCGCTTTCACGGCGGCAACGAAAGCGGCGGTTTTGCTCACCAATTGGTCGGCTTCCTGCTGAACGTAGGTTTTGTAGTCGGCCAGCGGTTGGGCGAGTTTGGCCATATCCGCTTCGCCGCCCGCCTGTTTGAAGCCGCTGTCGGTTACGGTGAGCTTGCCGCGTGGGTTGTTGAGCAGGCCGCAAGTCATTTCGTATTCGCCGGGCAGCAGGGTAACGGTCATTTTGTCGGCAAGGCCGGGGGCGATGTTTTCACGTTCGTCCACCACCATCACGCCTTTTAAGATTTCCCATTCGAGCTTGCGGCTGCTGTTGTTTTTGATGTTGAACACTACTTCGCCGCTAGGCACGGTGAGTTCCATCGGTTCGCATTTTTCATCGTTAACCGCCATATTGAAGCTGCCATCTTGCGCTTTGGCTTCGGCCGGTGCGCCGGATGCGGGCGCGGCGGTTTTTTCGGCTTCGGGCGGTTGGCAGGCGGTAAGGCCGAGTGCCAGCAGCACGGATAAAGCGGTGATATTCAGTTTCTTCATGTTTTACCTCTTTCTCAATTTACTGGGGATTTTCCAACAGATGCAGCCGGTGAGCTGCCGCGTAAGAACCAATACATCACGGGAATCAGGTAGAGCAGCCACACCAAAACTTCGCCCTGCGTGGGGTGGTCGGTATAGCCGAAAAAGCCGCCGAGCAATACGCCCAGCGGGCTGTCTTCGTGCAGGATGTGGGAAATGTCGAAAACGATGGTTTGCAGCCGGTTCCATACGCCCGCTTCATGCAGTGCACGCAACGAACCGGCGAGCAGGCCGGCGGCCACAAAAATCAAAAAAACGCCCGTCCAGCGGAAAAATTTTGCCAAATTCAGCCGTATGCCGCCCTGATAAATCAACGCACCGACTACAACCGCCGCCGTCAAACCCAGCACCGCGCCCGCCGGCATGTGCCAGCTCGGGCTTTGCTGGAATACGGCGAGCAGGAAAAACACACTTTCCAAGCCTTCGCGGGCTACCGCCAAAAAAGCCATGCCCACTAATGCCCAGCCTTGGCCGTTGCCGCGGTTTAAGGCCGTCTGAACCGAATCGTGCAGCTGCTGCTTCATGGAGCGCGCCGCTTTCTGCATCCATAAAATCATGTAAGTCAGCATGGCAACGGCTACCAGCCCGATGATGCCGACCACCAATTCCTGCTGCTTTTGCGGAATTTCGCCGGTGGCG comes from the Neisseria dumasiana genome and includes:
- the gnd gene encoding decarboxylating NADP(+)-dependent phosphogluconate dehydrogenase, whose translation is MKGDIGVIGLAVMGQNLILNMNDKGFKVVAFNRTVSKIDDFLNGAAKGTNIIGATSLQDLVNKLEKPRKIMLMVRAGAVVDDFIGQLVPLLDKGDIIIDGGNANFPDSTRRTRELAEKGIRFVGAGVSGGEEGARNGPSIMPGGNEEAWPHVKPILQAIAAKTPQGEPCCDWVGRDGAGHFVKMVHNGIEYGDMQLICEAYQFMKDGLGLNYQQMHEIFSIWNRTELDSYLIEITADILGFKDENGEPLVEKILDTAGQKGTGKWTGINALDLGIPLTLITESVFARCVSAFKEQRVQAGKLFNKTIKPVAGDKTEWVEALREALLASKIISYAQGFMLIREASEVNDWALNYGQTALLWREGCIIRSAFLGNIRDAYEANPDLVFLGADPYFKDILENCLPAWRKVVAKAVECGIPMPCMASAITFLDGYTTERLPANLLQAQRDYFGAHTYERTDKPRGEFFHTNWTGKGGDTASTTYDI
- the efeB gene encoding iron uptake transporter deferrochelatase/peroxidase subunit, producing the protein MSNHHRNPTQPEKRTLLKAAVAAAATGAVAAAGGFTWGEKKGRSEEKAALIQHSTESYDCYGKHQAGITTPHQQFGIMAAFDVLAKTPKDLEKLFRIITSRIEFLTQGGELQDGDAKLPPSGSGILGKTIRPDGLTITLSVGASLFDQRFGLAAKKPKRLQEMKDFFNDKLQADWCDGDISLQICAFTPETCQNALRDIIKNTAQYAIIRWSIDGFLPKSEPGSAPRNLLGFHDGTANPDVSNPQTADQVLWTGIAANSLDEPAWAKNGSYQAVRIIRHFVEFWDRTPLQEQETIFGREKYSGAPLGMKYENDVPDYGKDPEGKVIPKDSHMRVANPRDPEFMKKHQLFRRPYNYSRGLSKAGQLDVGLVFICYQANLEDGFIFVQKLLDTEPLEEYISPFGGGYFFTLPGVEKGGFFGQSLLTA
- the efeO gene encoding iron uptake system protein EfeO encodes the protein MKKLNITALSVLLALGLTACQPPEAEKTAAPASGAPAEAKAQDGSFNMAVNDEKCEPMELTVPSGEVVFNIKNNSSRKLEWEILKGVMVVDERENIAPGLADKMTVTLLPGEYEMTCGLLNNPRGKLTVTDSGFKQAGGEADMAKLAQPLADYKTYVQQEADQLVSKTAAFVAAVKAGETDKAKAMFADTRTHYERIEPIAELFNELDPAIDAREDDFKAGPKDPAFSGFHRIEHALWIEKTTKGVEAVADKLEQDVKKLKQEIDVLTFPPNKVVGGAAVLIEEVANSKISGEEDRYSHTDLSDFNANMEGAQKIVDLFRPLIAEKNKALLDNVDANFKAVNDILAKYKTADGFETYDKLSEADRKTLQAPINTLAEELAKLRGTLGLN
- the efeU gene encoding iron uptake transporter permease EfeU; the encoded protein is MLIAFLIMLREGIEAALIVGIVAGFLHQSGNGHLMPKVWLGVLLAALMCLTLGYGIHTATGEIPQKQQELVVGIIGLVAVAMLTYMILWMQKAARSMKQQLHDSVQTALNRGNGQGWALVGMAFLAVAREGLESVFFLLAVFQQSPSWHMPAGAVLGLTAAVVVGALIYQGGIRLNLAKFFRWTGVFLIFVAAGLLAGSLRALHEAGVWNRLQTIVFDISHILHEDSPLGVLLGGFFGYTDHPTQGEVLVWLLYLIPVMYWFLRGSSPAASVGKSPVN